TTTAATGTGCCAGAACTGTCAGCTGGCTGGAGCTACCACTCACTGAGGTAACAAAAACATTGAGGGAGCTTCCATGCTAAAACACTACACACAGCACTTTCGTAATTTTTCTAGAAGCGTTCATTATCTCTGTCTAAAGGCTACTGCAGTCTGACTTCTGTGCTCTCTTTCAGGCACCAGTTTAGAACTGAAtcaggggaaaagaagaaaaaaaggtgatCAGATGAGGAACACGagacacccagctctgctgtggaaagGCTGACTGTAGGTAGCTGCAGTTTTGTTGATGACTGCCCTGTAAGGGCATAGAATGTTCATGTGAGCATCACACCTTAAGCCACACAAAGTCAAGTCCTGCCAGCAAGGACAGGCTCCTGTGGATGCCATATCTTCCTGTCAGAAAGCCTACTCTGTACAGCAAGTGATGCCAGTGCCCTATGCTGAAATGGCACATCCTGctaaaggaagaatttttggagaaataaacttttttttttaatgcctctCTGTTTGTAGACCAACTGAAACTCATTTCAAATGCAGGGCCCACCCTGCAGGCAACTAATGCTAGGTGTTTGATACTTTCACTCAAACTTATAttgctttccttcattttaacATTTATCCTTTACATTGTCTAACATCACTGGCTGCTGTAGGTGATGTGAAAGTTTCACGCTTCCCTTTCAGCAACACATTTGTGATACTAATAAAGATAAAAACTGGCTGCTACGGGACAACAGCCATAACCTCAACCAAAATCCACTATAAGTAATGCATCACTATAAGTAAGGAAACATACACACTGttgaaaaatcaagaaaaattatAACCAATAATTTTATTGTGTGCATCTACATATGACACATTGTTGACGAAGTCACTGAAGAACCTGCAAAGCAAGAAGTCCCCAATCAGAAATCCAGGTAAAAGCAGGCTAGCACAAAGCAGACAGTCTGACAGTTTTATCCCAGCAAGAGCACTTGGCCATGGTGCcatgtgggagcagggaggacagGTGCGCATTTGCCCTGCAACCCACAGTGAGGGGAACAAATGATACTTTCCCCATTCAATGAGCACAGGGACAAAATCAGAAATCTCCTTATAATTTAATTCTGGAAAGCTGATGTTTCCAGTAATGTTCCCCCAAGAAGTTGCTTAGGATGTGAGCAAAATACTCTCTGGAAGAACAGCCCACAACAGGCATATGGAAGCTGCCCATTACAcattgcacagctcagcacccAGCTCACCTCCCTACGCGtcctcccctgcagcaggcGCGTCTCCACCTTTCGTGTTCCGGGTGTAAATCACCTGGGCTCGGTGCTTGGACACCAGTTTGATCAACCCTATGGAAAAACATAATTACATCAGCGTGCATGTACTGATGGATGCCAGGGATGCTGAGGTCCGTCCTAGAGAGACAGGGCAATGTACAAGAGAAAATAATAGGGGGTAGCAGCTTATACAAGTCTTTTGTTGCCATCTGGCTGCAGTTACATCACAGCCCATCATTTTGGCAACATTTTTCTTAGTACAGCAATGCCTGTACGTAACAAACTGCTGCTCCATACTTTGGAGCACTTCTGAAATGCAAGTTAAGGCAGTGGCTCTCCAAAAACAATTTACGCATGGAGCAGTTCAGATgctgcaggaaagctgctgggCAGGCAAGGAAAACCAAACAGTCAATTCAAGCAGCTTTccgtttgtttttttttttttttttatttccaagtgcTCACCTTTgctgaggagctcctggagggCAGCCCGAGCCAGGGAACCTCGAATCTTCAGCCTTTCTGAGACAACTGCAGGTGTGATGAGCTTGTAGTTGGGCACTTCTTTGCACAGTTTGTCATAAGTGGCCTTGTCAAACAGGACGAGGTTGTTCAACTTGTCTCTCACTTTCCCCTTGGACCACTTCTACttgaaaacagacaaaaaacaaCACCCCCCCCCTTAAGCAATCTTGTAAGCAAGAACAGAAGATGGAACTAAACTATGATGAAAGAACTGCAGCATCGAACGTTTCCGTATCACATCCCAAACTAAAGCCCTAGTGAGATGCACAAAACTGC
The genomic region above belongs to Zonotrichia leucophrys gambelii isolate GWCS_2022_RI chromosome 24, RI_Zleu_2.0, whole genome shotgun sequence and contains:
- the RPS25 gene encoding small ribosomal subunit protein eS25, yielding MPPKDDKKKKDAGKSAKKDKDPVNKSGGKAKKKKWSKGKVRDKLNNLVLFDKATYDKLCKEVPNYKLITPAVVSERLKIRGSLARAALQELLSKGLIKLVSKHRAQVIYTRNTKGGDAPAAGEDA